A window of the Henckelia pumila isolate YLH828 chromosome 3, ASM3356847v2, whole genome shotgun sequence genome harbors these coding sequences:
- the LOC140892977 gene encoding uncharacterized protein, translating into MPEYDGSDRRTSSGGGVTTTSVHVTALDGLVNVNSLFTVAIFVGLSLTTPGQHSLENPSACDAGLDVVKKLLVFEVVSFSFFLFSSLVAQGLKLAINLLNSKDVDEVFRAHINLKVLRFGMLASAIGSVMGCLFLMLSMVSVIEIRLGMLSCGSKSTLHAVTALIVLVTSALIVYISTAVYAFLH; encoded by the exons ATGCCGGA GTACGATGGATCTGACAGAAGAACCTCCTCCGGAGGCGGCGTCACCACTACGAGCGTCCATGTGACCGCTCTGGACGGACTTGTGAATGTGAACTCTCTGTTCACGGTGGCAATCTTTGTGGGGCTTTCCCTGACTACTCCAGGGCAGCACAGCCTTGAAAACCCGTCTGCCTGCGACGCTGGTCTGGACGTGGTCAAGAAACTTCTGGTTTTCGAGGTTGTCTCCTTCAGCTTCTTCCTCTTCTCGTCTCTGGTGGCACAGGGCCTGAAACTGGCTATCAATCTACTCAACAGCAAAGATGTGGATGAAGTATTCAGAGCCCACATCAATTTGAAGGTTCTGAGGTTCGGAATGTTGGCCTCCGCCATCGGTTCCGTGATGGGGTGCTTGTTTTTGATGTTGTCCATGGTCAGTGTGATTGAGATCAGACTGGGAATGCTGTCCTGTGGGAGCAAGTCTACACTTCATGCTGTTACGGCTTTGATTGTTCTGGTCACATCTGCTCTCATTGTTTACATTTCAACTGCTGTTTATGCTTTTCTACATTGA